The following nucleotide sequence is from Candidatus Paceibacterota bacterium.
TGGGCGGCATCCTGGTGCCCGGCGGCTTCGGCAACCGGGGAATTGAAGGGAAGGTCCAAGCCGCGCGTTACGCTCGCGAACGCCATATTCCTTATCTCGGCCTCTGCCTGGGCATGCAAATTGCCACCATCGAGTTCGCGCGTAATGTCCTCAAGCTGGCCAAGGCCCACTCCACGGAGTTTGATCCCAGCACCCCTCATCCGGTTATCGCCATGCTCGACGCTCAGACCAAGGTGACCCGCAAGGGGGGCACGATGCGGTTAGGGGCTCAGCCATGCCAGTTGAAGGTGGGGACCAGGACGGCGCAGCTCTACGAGGCCTTCGTGGTCCGCGAACGCCACCGCCATCGTTACGAGTTCAACAACGCCTACCGCGAGCGATTCCTCAAGGCGGGCTTTGCCTTTAGCGGTCAGACACCCGACGGCAAACTGGTCGAGATCATAGAACTGCCAGATCACCCGTTCTTCATCGCCAGCCAATTCCATCCCGAGTTCCGCAGCAAACCGCACCAACCGCACCCGCTGTTTACAGGCTTCATCGCCGCAAGCCTGGCCCATGGTCGCCAGAAGCCAATGGAGCCTCACTCGTGAGAATATCTCGAACGATCACCCAGAGATGCCTCTCTGACCAACGAGTTGTCGCCATCTCGTGTTGAAGGGTGTGCCGCCAGTCTCCACCTCCAGCGAATGACCTACCCCCACGCCATCCGGTTCCTGTATAACCTCCGCTGGTTTGGAGCCAAGCTCGGCCTGAGCAACACCTTCAAGCTAGCGGCGCTAGCAGGCAATCCCCAGGACCGACTGCGCTTCATCCACGTCGCCGGCACGAACGGCAAAGGCTCGACCTGCGCCATGCTGGAGAGCATTTACCGAACGGCGGGCTTGCGGGTGGGCCTGTTCACCTCCCCTCACCTGGTCGCCTTTGGCGAACGCATCCAGGTCAACCGCCACCCCCTCTCGCAGCGCGAGACCGTGCGGTTGGTTGCCGAGATGCAGCCGCTGCTGGAAGATGGCTGGGGGACGTCTGGCAGCACCGCACAGGCCCTTGGCTCGGCACGTACTGTGGAACCACGCGGACCGGTGACTCCCCCTTCCAGCGGAGTGGAAAATCCAACCTTCTTCGAAGTCGTCACCATTATGGCGTTGCGCCATTTCGTCGAGCGACAATGTGACCTCGTAATTTGGGAGACCGGCTTGGGCGGGCGGTTGGACTCCACGAATATCGTCACCCCTCTACTCAGCGTCATAACCAACATCCAATACGATCACCAGGAGTGGCTCGGCGAGACGCTGGCCAGCATCGCCGCCGAGAAAGCCGGCATCATCAAGCCCGGCATTCCCGTTATCACTGCCACGGAAGGAACCGAACCACTGAAGGTGCTTGCGGATACCGCCCGGCGTCAGAAGGCTCCGCTCACAACCCTCTCCTCCCAGGAAGCACTCCGCCCGCCCCTGGATACCCTCCAACTGCCGCTGCTCGGCCAACATCAGCGGATGAATGCCGCCGTTGCGGTAGCCACCGTGCGGGCGCTTGCCCCGCAGCTTCCCGCAGGTGAGGACACGATCCGCGCCGGTCTGGCCCATGTGCACTGGGCCGGCCGCCTGCAACTGGTGACTCGCCCCACAGGGCAGAAGGTCTTGCTCGACGGCGCCCATAATGTGAGCGGCGCTCAAATCCTCGTTGCCGCGGTGAAGGACTACTTTCCATCCGCGAAACCCACCCTGGTGCTCGGCATCCTTCGCGACAAGGACTGGCCAGGCATGTGCCGAATTCTAGCACCGCTGGCCGGGCGCATTCTGCTGGTCCCAGCGCCCAGCGAACGCAGCGCTACACCGCAGGAGCTCGCCGAAGCGTGCCGGCGCGCCAATCCAACCGCACGCGTCAGCTCATATCCTTCCCTGGGCGAGGCTTTGGCCAGCACTTCTGGCGACGACTTTGTCACCGTCGCCGGTTCGCTTTATCTCGTCGGCGAGGCCATGGAACTACTGCACCTGTCTCCGGCAAAGCCGGCTGACGAACGCGGCCTCAATGAATGGAGCAGCCCGACCACCCCCCTGCCAAACAACGATGTTGGCAGATGAGTCAGATTGACTAATAATGGAGCTTCTAGCTGAAATCAGTTCAGTTTTCTTGACGGCTGGCGGCTTGCGACTAGATTTCATGCGTTACCCAGCACCGGGCAAACTCTGGCCTGCCGGGTGCGATTGCCGATGAACATCATTACGAACGTATTCAAGTCGTCACTCGGTAAGAAATACATCATGGCGGTAACAGGCTGCTGCCTGTTCCTGTTTGTGATTGGGCACATGGTGGGCAACCTCCAAATCTTCCTGGGCCGGGAGGCGATAAATCGCTACGGCCACTTCCTGCAATCCAATCCCGAGTTGATCTGGCCTGTGCGGCTGGGTCTGTTAGTGGTGCTGGTGTTGCACATCTGGTCAGCGATAGTGGTCTCGCTGGAAAACAAGGCGGCGCGACCCGTAGGCTATGATGCCTATAAACCCATTGGGTCCAGCTACGCCTCGCGAACGATGTTGATGGGCGGAATCATCGTCTTCGTGTTCATTGTCTATCACCTGCTGCACTACACCGCCCAAGTGCAGCACCTCAATTTCACTCACCAGAACTTCGCTGCCTTCATGGAGAAGCTCCCCGGGCAATTTCCGCCGGAACGGCACGACATTTACAGGATGATGGTTGTAGGCTTCAGCAAGCCCCTGGTGTCAGGCTTCTACTTGCTGGGATTGGCGCTGCTGAGCCTGCACCTCAGCCACGGGGCCAGCAGCATGTTCCAATCGCTGGGCTGGAAGAACGAAACCTATCGGCCATTCTTCGATCGAGCGGCCCGGGTGGTCGCGTGGCTGATCTTCCTCGGCTATTCCTCCATCCCGATTGCAGTCCTCTGCGGCTTCGGAAAGGAAGCCTTGAAATGACCCTCGACGCCAAAATACCAAGCGGCCCGCTGGCCGGGAAGTGGGACAAGCACAAGTTCGACCTCAAACTGGTCAACCCTGCGAATAAGCGGAAATTTGACATTATTGTCGTCGGCACCGGCCTGGCCGGCGCATCGGCCGCAGCCTCCCTGGCGGAGCTGGGCTATCAAGTCAGATGCTTTTGCTTCCAGGATAGCCCTCGCCGCGCCCACAGCATCGCCGCCCAAGGCGGTATCAATGCCGCCAAGAACTATCAGAACGACGGCGACAGCGTTTATCGGCTTTTCTATGACACGATCAAGGGGGGAGATTTCCGCGCCCGCGAAGCAAATGTCTATCGTCTCGCCCAGGTCAGCGTGAACATCATTGATCAATGTGTCGCCCAAGGCGTTCCTTTCGCGCGCGAATACGGCGGTCTCCTCGCCAATCGTTCGTTCGGCGGAGCGCAGGTCTCACGCACCTTCTACGCCCGCGGCCAAACTGGCCAGCAACTGCTGCTCGGTGCCTACCAGACCCTCTGCCGCCAGATTAGCCTCGGTGCGGTGCAGATGTTCCCGCGCACCGAGATGCTTGACTTGGTGGTCATCAACGGCCACGCCAAAGGCATCGTCGTGCGCGACCTGATCACCGGCCAGGTTTCCTCCCATGCCGGCGATGCTGTCGTGCTGGCCACCGGCGGGTATGGTAATGTCTTCTTCCTTTCCACCAACGCCAAGGGATGCAACGTCACCGCCACCTGGCGCGCATACAAGAAGGGTGCCTGCTTCGCCAATCCCTGCTACACCCAGATCCATCCCACCTGCATCCCTGTCAGCGGCGACCACCAATCGAAACTGACGCTCATGTCCGAGTCGCTGCGCAACGACGGCCGCGTCTGGGTGCCCAAGCGCAAGGAAGACTGCACCAAGCCTCCCGGCTCCGTCCCCGAATCGGAACGCGATTACTACCTGGAACGCAAATACCCGAGCTACGGGAACCTGGCACCTCGTGACATCTCCTCGCGCGCAGCCAAGGCGGTCTGCGACGAAGGTCGTGGCGTCGGACCGGGCGGGCTAGGCGTTTACCTCGATTTCGCCGACTCCATCAAGCGGCTGGGTGAGAATGTCATCCGCGAGCGCTATGGCAACCTGTTCGACATGTATGAGAAGATCACCGGCGAGAACGGCTACCAAGTGCCGATGCGCATCTATCCCGCGGTGCACTACGCGATGGGCGGCACGTGGGTGGATTACAATCTCATGACTACGCTGCCTGGGCTGTTCGTGCTTGGCGAGGCGAACTTCTCCGATCACGGCGCAAACCGGCTCGGCGCCAGCGCCCTCATGCAAGGGCTGGCTGATGGCTACTTCGTCATCCCCTACACCATTGGACACTACCTCGTGACCTCCAAACAGCCGAAACCCTCGGTCAGCCACGCGGAATTCAGGAAGGCTGAGTCCGACATCAACGCCTTCACCAGCCGCTTGCTTGCAGTAAAGGGCAAGCGCACCCCGACCTCTCTGCACCGCGAATTGGGCAAACTCCTTTGGGAAAAGTGCGGTATGGCGCGCAATGAAGCCGGACTGAAAGAGGCCTTGAAACGAATCCCTGTGTTGCGTGAGGAATTCTGGAAGACGGTCAATGTCACCGGCGAGAGCGGCGAGTTGAACCAATGCCTGGAGTACGCCGGCCGCGTGGCTGACTTCATGGAATTTGCCGAACTGCTCTGCCTCGACGCCCTGCACCGCCGCGAATCCTGCGGCGGCCATTTCCGCGAGGAATTCCAAACCCCCGACGGCGAGGCGCAGCGCGACGACGAGAACTTTGCTTACGCCGCCGCCTGGGAATACCAGGGCCCGGACAAACCGCCCGTATTACACAAGGAAGCCCTGGACTATGAAGAAGTCCATATGAGCACCCGCAGCTATAAATGAACCTGACCCTCAAAGTTTGGCGCCAGAGGAACGCGACCACTCTCGGCCGGTTCGAAACCTACCAGGCCCGCGACCTCATCCCGGACATGTCTTTCCTGGAGATGCTCGACGTGGTCAACGAGGACATCATGGCGCGCGGCGGGGACCCGATCGCCTTTGATTCCGACTGCCGCGAAGGCATCTGCGGGATGTGTTCGTTGGTTATCAGCGGCATCCCCCACGGCGGCCATCGTGGCACCGCGACCTGCCAGCTTCACCTGCGGCATTTCAAGAACGGCGACACCGTCACCATCGAACCCTGGCGGGCGAAGGCCTTCCCCATCGTCAAAGACCTGATCACAAACCGCAGCGCCTTTGACCGCATCATCCAGGCCGGTGGCTTTGTGTCCGTCAACACCGGCGGCGCACCGGACGGCAACGCTATCCCAATCCCCAAGACCGCCGCGGAATCCGCGATGGACGCCGCCGCGTGCATCGGTTGCGGCGCCTGCGTGGCGGTTTGCAAAAACGCCTCAGCCATGCTCTTTGTCGCCGCCAAAGTCTCGCACCTCAACCTCCTCCCGCAGGGCAAAGCCGAGAAAGACCGCCGAGTTCTCAACATGGTGAAGCAAATGGACGAAGAAGGCTTCGGCAACTGCACCGTCACTGGCTCGTGCGAAGCCGTCTGCCCAAAAGAAATCAGCCTCAACTTCATCGCCAAGATGAATCGCGACTACGGAGCGGCCATACTCAAAGGGCGATAGTCAACCATCACTTCTGATAGGAAACTGGTGGGTGGTGCGGCTGACCGTAGCGAACAGCAACGAGCGCACAAGACAACACACCCACGGGGGTCTCACCTCCTTCCACGCACCAAGCTTGTTCCAGCGACCTGCCCCGCGCAGACCAACGGCCAAACCAAATTCTAGCAGACCCGGCTCAAATAGGACTGCGCCGATGCAGGCTCTGCCGTTTTACGGGCCTTTCGTCCGCACCAGCGCAGTCAAACTCTTTCGCCCGTTAGCCATGCTGTCGCACGGTGCCCCCGCTCATCAATGCCGCCAACGGCCTCGCCTGTTGCACAATCGTTCCCCTTCGCGCATCCATGGCCAATCGCTTCACCGAGCAACATAACTCTCGCCGTCAGCTTTGCAACCGGTCGGAAGATCAGGACTGCTTCGCGTTAACCTCCTGCGCCGGAATTCTCGTCGGCGCCAACCTCCCTGACCTCGGCAGCAGTCCCCAATAACCAGGGAGGGAACCTGCTCGGCAAGTACCATACCCCTGCGCACTTATCCGACCAAGCAATCATCCTCTGGCCGTGTGCTGGCCGTCCAGGGACTGTCCCATGGGGGCGTCTCCCTCGCGGTGGAGACGCGCCCCGCAGCCGGCGCCTTGTCATTGCGGATTCCTGAACTACTCGAGTTTTTGCATCGCCTCGTCCGGCGGCAACGACAAGAGCAACCGCACTACCGTCATCGTCTGGCCAGGCAGGACGAAGTCGGGTGCGATCTCGCTCAATGGCTGTAGCACAAATCGGCGCAGGTGTGCGCGGGGATGGGGCAGCGTTAGATTTGCGGTCGCGCGCCTCTCATTGCCGAAGGCAATCAAATCCAGGTCCAGCGGCCTCGGTTCATTCAAGACCTGTTTGGGCCGGCGGCCAGACTCCCTTTCGAGCGCCTGCAGTTTGAGCAACAGCGACTCCGGCGTCTCCCCCGCTCGCGGCCACAGGCCCACGACCGCATTCACAAAGACAGGTGAGCCCGGCGGACAATTCACCGGCGTAGTCCGCCAGAGCGACGACCGCAACGAAGGTGTGTCGGACAACGCCTGTAACCGGCTCATCCCCAGGAGGATATTCTCTCGGGCGTCGCCGAGGTTAGCCCCTAGCGCCACAATCGCCAGCTTCCCGAGTTCGGCCTTCGGGCCTCGGATCTCGGACTTCATTTCAAGCCCAGCACATCCTGCATGTCGTAAAGCCCGGGCTTCTGCCGCACCACCCATCGCGCGGCCCGCAACGCCCCCTCAGCAAAAGTCTCCCGCGTCGAAGCCTTATGCGTCAACTCGACCCGCTCGCCTGTCCCGGCAAAGATCACTGTGTGCTCGCCCACCACGTCCCCTCCGCGCACCGAATGCACCCCAATCTCCTCCGGCGTCCGCTCGCCCACGATGCCCGACCGTCCATGCCGCACCACCTTGTCACGTTGCTGCCGGCGCACCAACGCCAGGATATCCGCCAGCGTTTTGGCCGTCCCGCTCGGGGCGTCCCGCTTCAGGCGGTGGTGCATCTCGACAATCTCCAGGTCAAAACCCGGACCTAGTATCTCCGCCGCCTTGCGCGTCAGCCAGAACAGCGTGTTCACGCCCGCAGAGAAGTTCGAGGAGAAAACGATGGGGATTTGCGCCTGGCAGCTGCCAATCTGCGACTTGCCCTCCTCCGAATGGCCGGTCGTGCCCACCACGATCGCCTTCCCGTGCGCGGCGCAAAGTGCGGCGATGGCAGGGGTGGCGCTGTGCGAGCTGAAGTCAACGATCACGTCGCCCCGCCCGATCACGGATTGCAGATCATCCCCCTTGTCTATCTGGCCGACGATCCGCAGATCGTGATAACGCGCGGCGCAGGCGATGATCGCCCGCCCCATGCGGCCTTTGGAACCGGTGACGACGATTTTGGTCATACGTGTTACGTGGTGCGTGTAGCGTGGTAGAGTGGAACACACATCACGCAACACTATCCTGCTTCAATACGCCCACCGCCCTGGGAAAAGTCAAGCGCCTGGATTCAATGCCTTTTTCACTTGAAGCCCGCAACGGTTCCTGCCATAAGACACGCATTGCGTAAATCCGCCCTTATGTAAGGGTCATCAGTCAGTTCAACCGAAAACGAACCGGAATCTAGAATGACAAATAACAACGTGCGCGGTGTTTATCCGAGATTGCAGTTGGCGTATCTGCTGCAATTTGCGATTTGGGGGAGTTGGTGTGTGGCCCTCGGCGGTTACCTCAACGGGAAGATGAGCGGCCCTCACATCGGGTATCTCTACATGGCGATTCCGTGGGGGGCGATTATCGCGCCGATGTTCATTGGTCCGATCGCTGACCGTTACTTCTCCGCCCAAAAGGTTCTGGGGCTGCTGCATCTAATCAGCGGCGCGGCGTTGGTAGCCTGTGGTGTCATCTGTGTGCAGGCGGAGGCCGGTGCGGCAGGGGGGACGGTTGTGGTTCCATTTGCGTCGCTGATGGTGTTGATGCTTATTTCGGGAATCTGCTTCATGCCTTCCATCGCATTGATCAACACCGTTGTGTTCAAACACATTCCAGATTCGGCATCGGCCCCCAAAGTGTTTATATTTGGAACCGCCGGCTGGATCCTGGTGAATCTGGTTGTGGAGATCTTCGGGGGCGGTGCCGCGCGTCCTAATTTCTTCTTCGTGGGTGGCGCCTGCGGTATCTTCCTCGGGCTTTACTCCTTCACTTTGCCGGATACGCCCCCCAAGGGAGCCCCGGCGCAAGGGGAGAAGAAGGACCTGTTTGGCCTAGGGGCATTGGCCATGTTCAAGTCCCCCACGTTCACCATCTTCGTCTTGTGCGCGTTCATGGCCAGTATTTTCGGGAGTAACTACTTCTTCCCGTCCGTGGTTCCCTACCTGAGCGAGTTCGGCTATCCGGCGCCGGTCGCACTGGGCACGCTCAACCAGTTCTCGGAGCTCTTCTTCATGGCCATCCTGCCGTTCTGCGTCGCCCGGATCGGTCTCAAGTGGGTTCTGGTGATCGGCATGAGCGCTTGGGCCGCACGGTATTTCATCTTCACGCTGACAGGGTTCCAGTTCGCGCTGATCGGATTGCTCTGTCACGGGATGGGCTACGCGTTCCTTTATACAGCGGCTTACATGTTCGGCGACCGAGTCGCACCGACGCATCTCAAGGCCAGTGTGCAGAGTCTGCTGGCGTTCCTGCTGCTGGGAATTGGACAGGTGCTTAGCGGTTACGCTTTCGGCTACCAATTTGAGCGCAACGCCCCGGCGATCACCAAGACGGTCGTGATCGAGGAAGGGAAACCAGCGAAGGGACTTCCCGCCTGGAATGATCCAGCAATGGAAACGTCGGGGTGGCGGTACCTTGATCTGGCCAAATCGGTCAAATACTTGCGGGGTGACAAGAATGTCTTTAACTTTGGGGAGCACCTTGGCCTTTATACCAAGGAGGATGGCTCGATTGACCTCGCCAAACTGCCGGAAACCTGGGAGGTGGGCGGGGTGTCCTACAGCAAAGCCGAGTTGAAGGCGACTTTCGATAAGATCGGCACTCAGGTTACCCGTGAGGACTATCTCAAGGCCCAGCGGCATAACTGGAAGGGTTTCTTCATCCCTGCGGCCATCTTCGTCCTGGTCTGGACAGTCTTGTTCATCGTGTTCGGCCGGCAACCGGCCGAGGTTCCAGCCGAACCCGCGAAGACCTAGGCAGGGTTCGCTACACTATTAAACCCGCGCGTGATGCGTGAGGCCTGAACTCACGCACCACGTTTCGTTGCCTACTGCAATACGCCGACGGCCTTCAGAGTCGTGCGCAGCAGCTCGCGGTTCTTCGGGCTCATGGGGACCAGCGGCAAGCGATACTCTTCCTCGATCCGGCCCAGCATCGCCAGCGCAGCCTTCACCGGCACCGGGTTGGTCTCGATGAACAGGTCCTTAAAGAGTGGGTAATACTTCCGGTGCAGCCTCAAGGCCGCCTGGATCTTTCCCGCTGCGAATGCCCGGACCATCTGCGCGACCGGGCGGGGAATGACGTTCGAAGCCACGCTGATCACGCCCCGCGCGCCGACCGCCATGAAAGGCAGGGTCAGCGAATCATCACCGCTCAGTATCTCAAAGCGCGGCCCGAGAACCGCTCGCAACTGGCTCACACGGTCAGCGTTGCCGCCCGCTTCCTTGATACCAATGATATTGCTGCACTCCCGCGCCAGACGCCGGACTGTGTCCACGCCAATCTCAATGCCGCACCGGCCAGGGACGCTGTAGAGCACAATGGGCAGGCGCGTCCGGCGCGCGACCTCGCGGAAGTGCTGGAACAGACCCTCCTGAGTTGGCTTGTTGTAATATGGCGCCACCTGCAGGGAGCCATCGACTCCGGCCTGCTCGGCTCGCCTGGTGAGGAGAATGGCCTCGCTGGTGGAGTTGCCGCCGGTGCCGGCGAGCACCTTGATCCGGCGCCGCGCGAATTTCACCGACAAAGCGATAATATGGATGTGCTCATCGTAGTCCACCGTCGGCGACTCGCCGGTGGTGCCGACCGGCACGATGCCGTCCACGCCGCCCCGCACCTGAGCCTGCACCAGGTTCTTGAGGGCTGCTTCGTCAACCTTGCCATTCCTGAATGGCGTTACAATAGCTGTGTGAGTTCCAGTGAACATACCGGGATAGCGTCATCACAATGAGACGCGATGCCGCATCTCAAATTTCAATCTTTCCCTCGAAGACAAACTCCGCCGGGCCGCTCAACCGCACACCCGTAAACTCCCCATCCGCGTCCTTGAAGCTGACTTCCAGTTCTCCCCCGCCCTGGACCTGCACCTTCACCGGAGACGTGAAACCGTGCAGCCGCGCCGCCACCAGCGCCACGGCTGTCACACCCGTCCCGCAGGCCAGCGTTTCGCCTTCCACGCCGCGCTCGAAGGTCCGCACCCGAATGTGATTCGGCCCAAGCCGCTGCGCGAAATTCACGTTAGTGCCCTTCGGGCCGAAGTGCGGGTGCCGGCGAATTTCAGGGCCAAGCTGCTGCAGCATCACCCGGTCGGCGTCGGCCACGAACACCACCGCGTGCGGCACCCCCGTGCTGATCGAGTGAATCGTCTCCATGCCCGTCGAGAGCGGGATCCGCTGGTTAAGCCGCAAGTCGCGTGGTGGCGTCAGGTTCACCGTGACCCGCCCCCCCTGAAAGCTGGCGGTGATGACCCCCGCTCCCGTTTCGAACGTCAACCCCCCACTCAGCCCGGCGACCTTCTGCACGAAGCGCGAAAAGCACCGCGCCCCGTTGCCGCACATCTCGCCCGTGCTGCCGTCGCTGTTGTAGAATTCCCAGGCCCAATCCGCCTTGCCCGAAGCCGACGGCACCAGAACCAGAACCCCATCGGCCCCTACCCCGCGATGCCGGTCGCAAAGCCGCACCACTTGCTCGGGAGACAGCCTGACCTTCTGTGCCCGGTTATCAATAAGCACAAAGTCATTCCCTGCCCCGTTCATCTTGGTGAATTCCAGTACCATCAGTGCAAAAGATAATCTGCGGAGGGTCGGGTGTCGAGACGGGAGTGCCGCAGACGGCGAGGTGCCGCTGCTCGACGCCCGCCGGCGGGGCGTGTATCTTCGCAATATGCGCTCTGCGTTGAACGCTCTGCCGCCGCTGATCCTGGCTTCCGCATCACCTCGGCGGTCGGACTTGCTGCGCCAGTTGCGCGTGGAGTTCAAGGTCGTGCCGGCGGACCTGCCGGAAATCCATCACGAGCAGTTGACGGCCCGCGAGCTCTGCCAGATCAACGCCTACCGTAAGGCGCGATTTGTTGCCAAGAAAGCTCCCGACGCACTGGTGCTGGCGGCAGACACCCTGGTTTACTTGCATAGCATGCTATTTGGCAAGCCGGGCGACATCCAGGAGGCGTACCAGATGCTGAGACGCCTGGAAGGCCGATCTCATCAGGTGGTAACCGGGATTTGCCTATTGCATCTCCGGGGCCATCGCCAGGCTGTCTTCGCGGAAACTACCACCGTGGCCTTTAAGCCGCTGGATGAGGCGGCCATCGCTCGTTACCTGAGCCGGGTCAACCCGCTGGACAAAGCAGGCGCGTACGCCATTCAAGAGCACGGGGATCTCATTGTGAAGGAGATCACCGGTTCCTACAGCAACGTGGTCGGCTTGCCCATGGAACGACTTGCCGCCGAACTGAAGTCGTGGGCCGCGACGTGAAGGTGCGCCTCAACTTTCACGTGGCGCGCGTCAGCCGCGGCTCAATTCCTGCCACAGATAAGCGCTCATCGCCTGGCCTTTGGCAAAGCACCCCAGGTCAAACTTCTCGTTCGGCGAGTGGGCGTTGTCGTCAGGCAGGGCCAGCCCCAGTAAAAGCGCGTCGGCGCGGAGTATCTTCTTGAAGTGGTTGACGATTGGGATTGAGCCGCCTTCGCGGACGAGCACCGGTTCGCGGCCGAAGGCCCGCTTGAGCGCGCGCAAGGCAGCCCGCGCCTGGGGTCCCGTGGGGGAAACCAGGTAAGGCTCCGCGCCGTGGCCCCCTTGGATGTCCAGGCGCACTGTCGGCGGGCACAGCTTCTCCAATTGCCGCCGGACGCACTTCATAACATGCTTCGGGTCCTGGTTGGGCACCAGTCGCACGGTGATCTTGGCGCGCGCCCAGGCCGGCACAATGGTCTTGCTCCCTTCGCCCTGGTACCCGCTCGTCAGGCCGTTTATCTCGAAGGTCGGCCGGGCAGAGCGCTGTTCCGCCGGGGTGAAACCGTGTTCGCCAAAGAGCTTTGGCACGCCCAGCAGACGCTGGTAATCGCGGGCATCAAAGGGCACTCGCGCATACTGCTTGCGCTCATAGGCGGACAACGGCTGCACGCCATCGTAGAAACCCGGGATCGCTACGCGGCCTTTCGCGTCGCGCAGTTTGCCCAAAAGTTGGCAGAGGGCCATCGCCGGGTTGTCCACCGTCCCGCCAAAAATGCCCGAATGCAGATCGCGCGATGGCCCATGCAACGTCACCTGGAAACTGGCAATGCCCCGCAGGGCGTAGGTCAGCGCGGGATGCTTCGACGTCGGCATGCCGGTGTCGGAGATCACAATCGCGTCGCAAGCCAGCTCGGACCGGTGCTCCCGCAGGAAAGTGGCCAGACTGCTGCTGCCAACTTCCTCCTCGCCCTCGATCACGAAGGTGATGTCGCATGGCAACGGCGTCTCCGTCTTGAGATACGCCTCCACCGCCTTAAGGTGCGCCAGGTTTTGGCCCTTGTTATCGCTGGCGCCGCGGCCGAAGATAGCGCCACGGACCACGCGCGGCTCAAACGGCGGCGAGGTCCACAAGCCGAGCGGTTCGGGGGGCTGCACGTCGTAATGCCCATAAACCACAAAATGCGGGCGGCGCGCCCCCCCTGACCTGGCCTGCGGCGTCCTGGCGATCACGATGGGATTGCCCGCGGTGGCGCAGAGCCGTGCCTGCAAGCCGATCCGGCGGCAGTGCTTCACGACCCATTCCGCGCACGCGCGCAAATCAGGGCGGTGCTGCGGCTGAGCGGAAACGCTGGGAAACCTTACGTAGTCGCAGAGTTCAGCCAGGGCGCGAGGTTGGTTCTGCTTGAGGTAGTTAATAACAGCTTGCATTACGGGCGTTGTAGCAGGGAAAGTCACGCTATGCAATCGCTGCCGACTCTCTTGCTCAAGCCCGGTGAAGCCGACCGCCTCCTCGCCGGCCACCCCTGGGTCTATCACGGGTCCGTTCTCCGGCTCACGCAGCCCGCCGCGGATGGCGCCCTGGTGCAAGTCAAAGACCATCGCCAGCGTCTTCTGGGCACAGGCTTTTACAACTCCAAGTCCAGGATCAACGTGCGCGTCCTATCGCCG
It contains:
- a CDS encoding MFS transporter, which translates into the protein MTNNNVRGVYPRLQLAYLLQFAIWGSWCVALGGYLNGKMSGPHIGYLYMAIPWGAIIAPMFIGPIADRYFSAQKVLGLLHLISGAALVACGVICVQAEAGAAGGTVVVPFASLMVLMLISGICFMPSIALINTVVFKHIPDSASAPKVFIFGTAGWILVNLVVEIFGGGAARPNFFFVGGACGIFLGLYSFTLPDTPPKGAPAQGEKKDLFGLGALAMFKSPTFTIFVLCAFMASIFGSNYFFPSVVPYLSEFGYPAPVALGTLNQFSELFFMAILPFCVARIGLKWVLVIGMSAWAARYFIFTLTGFQFALIGLLCHGMGYAFLYTAAYMFGDRVAPTHLKASVQSLLAFLLLGIGQVLSGYAFGYQFERNAPAITKTVVIEEGKPAKGLPAWNDPAMETSGWRYLDLAKSVKYLRGDKNVFNFGEHLGLYTKEDGSIDLAKLPETWEVGGVSYSKAELKATFDKIGTQVTREDYLKAQRHNWKGFFIPAAIFVLVWTVLFIVFGRQPAEVPAEPAKT
- the dapA gene encoding 4-hydroxy-tetrahydrodipicolinate synthase, producing the protein MFTGTHTAIVTPFRNGKVDEAALKNLVQAQVRGGVDGIVPVGTTGESPTVDYDEHIHIIALSVKFARRRIKVLAGTGGNSTSEAILLTRRAEQAGVDGSLQVAPYYNKPTQEGLFQHFREVARRTRLPIVLYSVPGRCGIEIGVDTVRRLARECSNIIGIKEAGGNADRVSQLRAVLGPRFEILSGDDSLTLPFMAVGARGVISVASNVIPRPVAQMVRAFAAGKIQAALRLHRKYYPLFKDLFIETNPVPVKAALAMLGRIEEEYRLPLVPMSPKNRELLRTTLKAVGVLQ
- the dapF gene encoding diaminopimelate epimerase, which translates into the protein MVLEFTKMNGAGNDFVLIDNRAQKVRLSPEQVVRLCDRHRGVGADGVLVLVPSASGKADWAWEFYNSDGSTGEMCGNGARCFSRFVQKVAGLSGGLTFETGAGVITASFQGGRVTVNLTPPRDLRLNQRIPLSTGMETIHSISTGVPHAVVFVADADRVMLQQLGPEIRRHPHFGPKGTNVNFAQRLGPNHIRVRTFERGVEGETLACGTGVTAVALVAARLHGFTSPVKVQVQGGGELEVSFKDADGEFTGVRLSGPAEFVFEGKIEI
- a CDS encoding Maf family protein; this encodes MRSALNALPPLILASASPRRSDLLRQLRVEFKVVPADLPEIHHEQLTARELCQINAYRKARFVAKKAPDALVLAADTLVYLHSMLFGKPGDIQEAYQMLRRLEGRSHQVVTGICLLHLRGHRQAVFAETTTVAFKPLDEAAIARYLSRVNPLDKAGAYAIQEHGDLIVKEITGSYSNVVGLPMERLAAELKSWAAT
- a CDS encoding dipeptidase, with the protein product MQAVINYLKQNQPRALAELCDYVRFPSVSAQPQHRPDLRACAEWVVKHCRRIGLQARLCATAGNPIVIARTPQARSGGARRPHFVVYGHYDVQPPEPLGLWTSPPFEPRVVRGAIFGRGASDNKGQNLAHLKAVEAYLKTETPLPCDITFVIEGEEEVGSSSLATFLREHRSELACDAIVISDTGMPTSKHPALTYALRGIASFQVTLHGPSRDLHSGIFGGTVDNPAMALCQLLGKLRDAKGRVAIPGFYDGVQPLSAYERKQYARVPFDARDYQRLLGVPKLFGEHGFTPAEQRSARPTFEINGLTSGYQGEGSKTIVPAWARAKITVRLVPNQDPKHVMKCVRRQLEKLCPPTVRLDIQGGHGAEPYLVSPTGPQARAALRALKRAFGREPVLVREGGSIPIVNHFKKILRADALLLGLALPDDNAHSPNEKFDLGCFAKGQAMSAYLWQELSRG